Proteins from a single region of Meles meles chromosome 10, mMelMel3.1 paternal haplotype, whole genome shotgun sequence:
- the INSIG1 gene encoding insulin-induced gene 1 protein isoform X3 translates to MPRLDDHCWSCSCAQGARHRGRPGAGAGGLAAKVGDMLTPAALAARRGPDPDPAPTHGPRSPGAGGRGAGGGPPGSWHHHLVQRSLVLFSVGVVLALVLNLLQVQRNVTLFPEEVIATIFSSAWWVPPCCGTAAAVVGLLYPCIDSHLGEPHKFKREWASVMRCVAVFVGINHASAKLDFANNVQLSLTLAALSLGLWWTFDRSRSGLGLGITIAFLATLITQLLVYNGVYQYTSPDFLYIRSWLPCIFFSGGVTVGNIGRQLAM, encoded by the exons ATGCCCAGGCTGGACGACCACTGCTGGAGCTGTTCCTGCGCCCAGGGCGCCAGGCACCGAGGCCGCCCGGGAGCCGGGGCCGGAGGGCTGGCGGCCAAAGTGGGTGACATGCTGACCCCCGCTGCGCTGGCGGCCCGCCGGGGCCCGGACCCCGACCCCGCGCCCACCCACGGGCCTCGCAGCCCCGGGGCGGGGGGTCGCGGCGCCGGCGGCGGCCCCCCGGGCAGCTGGCACCACCACCTGGTGCAGCGGAGCCTGGTGCTGTTCTCGGTGGGGGTCGTGCTGGCCCTGGTGCTCAACCTGCTGCAGGTGCAGCGGAACGTCACCCTGTTCCCCGAGGAGGTCATCGCCACCATCTTCTCGTCCGCCTGGTGGGTGCCCCCGTGCTGCGGGACGGCGGCCG CCGTCGTGGGCTTGCTGTACCCCTGCATCGACAGTCACCTGGGCGAGCCGCACAAGTTTAAGCGGGAGTGGGCCAGCGTGATGCGCTGCGTGGCCGTCTTCGTTGGCATCAACCACGCCAGCGCT AAGTTGGATTTTGCCAATAATGTCCAGCTCTCCCTGACGTTAGCGGCCCTGTCTTTGGGCCTCTGGTGGACATTCGACCGTTCAAGAAGTGGTCTTGGGCTTGGGATCACCATCGCCTTCCTGGCCACGCTGATCACCCAGCTGCTGGTGTACAACGGTGTCTATCA GTACACGTCCCCAGACTTCCTCTACATTCGCTCCTGGCTGCCGTGTATCTTCTTCTCGGGAGGCGTCACCGTGGGCAACATCGGCCGGCAGCTGGCCATG TGA
- the INSIG1 gene encoding insulin-induced gene 1 protein isoform X2 — translation MPRLDDHCWSCSCAQGARHRGRPGAGAGGLAAKVGDMLTPAALAARRGPDPDPAPTHGPRSPGAGGRGAGGGPPGSWHHHLVQRSLVLFSVGVVLALVLNLLQVQRNVTLFPEEVIATIFSSAWWVPPCCGTAAAVVGLLYPCIDSHLGEPHKFKREWASVMRCVAVFVGINHASAKLDFANNVQLSLTLAALSLGLWWTFDRSRSGLGLGITIAFLATLITQLLVYNGVYQYTSPDFLYIRSWLPCIFFSGGVTVGNIGRQLAMGVPEKPHSD, via the exons ATGCCCAGGCTGGACGACCACTGCTGGAGCTGTTCCTGCGCCCAGGGCGCCAGGCACCGAGGCCGCCCGGGAGCCGGGGCCGGAGGGCTGGCGGCCAAAGTGGGTGACATGCTGACCCCCGCTGCGCTGGCGGCCCGCCGGGGCCCGGACCCCGACCCCGCGCCCACCCACGGGCCTCGCAGCCCCGGGGCGGGGGGTCGCGGCGCCGGCGGCGGCCCCCCGGGCAGCTGGCACCACCACCTGGTGCAGCGGAGCCTGGTGCTGTTCTCGGTGGGGGTCGTGCTGGCCCTGGTGCTCAACCTGCTGCAGGTGCAGCGGAACGTCACCCTGTTCCCCGAGGAGGTCATCGCCACCATCTTCTCGTCCGCCTGGTGGGTGCCCCCGTGCTGCGGGACGGCGGCCG CCGTCGTGGGCTTGCTGTACCCCTGCATCGACAGTCACCTGGGCGAGCCGCACAAGTTTAAGCGGGAGTGGGCCAGCGTGATGCGCTGCGTGGCCGTCTTCGTTGGCATCAACCACGCCAGCGCT AAGTTGGATTTTGCCAATAATGTCCAGCTCTCCCTGACGTTAGCGGCCCTGTCTTTGGGCCTCTGGTGGACATTCGACCGTTCAAGAAGTGGTCTTGGGCTTGGGATCACCATCGCCTTCCTGGCCACGCTGATCACCCAGCTGCTGGTGTACAACGGTGTCTATCA GTACACGTCCCCAGACTTCCTCTACATTCGCTCCTGGCTGCCGTGTATCTTCTTCTCGGGAGGCGTCACCGTGGGCAACATCGGCCGGCAGCTGGCCATG GGGGTTCCCGAAAAGCCGCATAGCGACTGA
- the INSIG1 gene encoding insulin-induced gene 1 protein isoform X1, translated as MPRLDDHCWSCSCAQGARHRGRPGAGAGGLAAKVGDMLTPAALAARRGPDPDPAPTHGPRSPGAGGRGAGGGPPGSWHHHLVQRSLVLFSVGVVLALVLNLLQVQRNVTLFPEEVIATIFSSAWWVPPCCGTAAAVVGLLYPCIDSHLGEPHKFKREWASVMRCVAVFVGINHASAKLDFANNVQLSLTLAALSLGLWWTFDRSRSGLGLGITIAFLATLITQLLVYNGVYQYTSPDFLYIRSWLPCIFFSGGVTVGNIGRQLAMITKALRGPERNWFKASGRPVVSALLTV; from the exons ATGCCCAGGCTGGACGACCACTGCTGGAGCTGTTCCTGCGCCCAGGGCGCCAGGCACCGAGGCCGCCCGGGAGCCGGGGCCGGAGGGCTGGCGGCCAAAGTGGGTGACATGCTGACCCCCGCTGCGCTGGCGGCCCGCCGGGGCCCGGACCCCGACCCCGCGCCCACCCACGGGCCTCGCAGCCCCGGGGCGGGGGGTCGCGGCGCCGGCGGCGGCCCCCCGGGCAGCTGGCACCACCACCTGGTGCAGCGGAGCCTGGTGCTGTTCTCGGTGGGGGTCGTGCTGGCCCTGGTGCTCAACCTGCTGCAGGTGCAGCGGAACGTCACCCTGTTCCCCGAGGAGGTCATCGCCACCATCTTCTCGTCCGCCTGGTGGGTGCCCCCGTGCTGCGGGACGGCGGCCG CCGTCGTGGGCTTGCTGTACCCCTGCATCGACAGTCACCTGGGCGAGCCGCACAAGTTTAAGCGGGAGTGGGCCAGCGTGATGCGCTGCGTGGCCGTCTTCGTTGGCATCAACCACGCCAGCGCT AAGTTGGATTTTGCCAATAATGTCCAGCTCTCCCTGACGTTAGCGGCCCTGTCTTTGGGCCTCTGGTGGACATTCGACCGTTCAAGAAGTGGTCTTGGGCTTGGGATCACCATCGCCTTCCTGGCCACGCTGATCACCCAGCTGCTGGTGTACAACGGTGTCTATCA GTACACGTCCCCAGACTTCCTCTACATTCGCTCCTGGCTGCCGTGTATCTTCTTCTCGGGAGGCGTCACCGTGGGCAACATCGGCCGGCAGCTGGCCATG